aatgaacggcgagaattgtgaaatattgaatatgaaaattccaTGTATGcttgaaaagcaagaagcactagaagctcttgaccatgttatggaagaaatTGAGAATGCTGTCGCCACCTTGAGCTAAAGGGCAGAGACCGCCTCAAGGCATTTGAGAAGGAAACACATATTTGCTATATTACTTCCAGCTCACAAGGAGCTTcaagctctaagcgcaagcgcattgattcgttcaatatgtgaaAATGCAAGGGATCAAGTCCTTCTTGCAAGAAACCAAGAGCTGACCAatataagagaggaaaacgtcctcgagtgaagagtatttcaagggtgaagtgttacaactgtgatTAGAAGGGTCACTACACTCGCGATTGTCGTGAGTCAAAGAAGGTACTCACCCCTTGTACTCTTAAGAGCTTTGctaatgtgtcaagttctgtattcttaactgaatCTGATCCTTTGtagactgtagattcaggagcgacagaccatgtagcgaaggatagagaatccttcgtggaattccgacgagtaccgaCTGAAACTAAGTGAATCTATAtaggaaacaactccagagcagAAGTAAAAGGGATTGACATCTGTCAattgaacatgtgtggtggacgcactttgttcctacatgatgtgttgtatgcttcgcagattcgtcggaatttagtgtctgttttagtgttggttaaacttggttttaatatgaacttccataatagtagtgtggatttgtatttggatacaaattactatggttgtgataattttctatatggttttattgtattaaatgtTGACTATAGTAATgccaatgtttgttattcccttttcacgtctcctaattcatatgataatgatgtgagtgtgtgacatgctagacttggtcacattggccaacaacgtatgaatagactagccaaagagggcttgttgggcaacattgaaaaagtcgatttgcccatatgtgagcattgcctaatagggaaaacgacaaggaaaccatttggaaaaggtaaaagagctgaatttcctctgcatttaatccattttgacgtctatggtccaatgaatgtgagaggaaggcatgagactgtttatttcatcacttttatagatgattatactcgattcggatatgtctatttgatttctcataaatttgaagcattaagttgtttcaaaaggtttatgaacttggtagaaaatcaattagacaagaaaataaaagtattaagatccgattgaggtcgagaatatttatctgatgaattcagaaaattatgtgatgaaaaaggaatagaaagacaattgtctattccatttactcctcaacaaaatggtgttgcaaaaagaagaaacagaaccctactggaaatggttaggtccatgatgacgcatgctaacttacctatcactttttagagtgatgcgttgttaactgctgcctatatatttaaccgagtgccttccaaatcagttatttccactccatatgagttatagacaggtagaaaatcggacttaagttttcttaagccatggggttgtgttgcctatactcatgagcctTCTCataagtttgggaaattgggtcccagaggaaagaagagtattttcataagatactccgaacactcgaaatggtatgtgttcataggtgagcaggaaagtgggagtataactgaatttgaatcacgggatatcacattcttagagaatgaatttcctaagaagggcgaaatatgtgaagattacttcctatttgaaaccttggatcaaaataatgatattagtggagttcgtccaagttggagtaatatgagaagtgatgaattgaattcaactcattctcaattacaaccacatgatgagacgacatcatcattatctaatcctagtgggagcataatagggaatgatgtgcaaagtgtacaatctcccatacggcgaacaagtcgcaaaagtattccccgtcgacattttgacattgaaggggaaacttttatgattgctccgcaagataaggatgagccaagaaatgttaatgagactctaaattgccctagtaaggaaaaatggattcatgcaatggaagaggagattgagtcaatgaagtcaaaccaagtttgagaactggttgatctttcaaaaggacgcaaagctattgggaacaagtgggttcttaaaataaagcgtaaagcttatggctcgatagaaaggcataaagctcgccttgtggcgaaggggtataatcaacgggaatgaattgattatgaaaaaacattttctcctgtagtgagatttacctcgattcgcattattctggcaatagtggctagtatggatcttgagttacatcaaatggatgtaaagactgctttccttaatgaagaattagaggaagaaatatatatggaacaacctactggtttcataatgaaaggccaagaagaaaaggtatgtcaacttttgagatcaatatatggccttaagcagccgtcaagacaatgatatatacgttttcataataccataatggcatatgattttacaatgatagatgaggatcattgtgtatatatcaaaagatccaaagatcaatttgtgatcatatcattatatgttgatgatatactaattgccggaagcaatatggagtttgttatcttgtcaaaagttggttgtcttccaactttgagatgaagatATGGgcgaggctgcatacattcttggagttaagatttcaagagatcgtttgaagagatcgttatctctttcgcaagaaacatatataaataaggttcttgaacgatttcgtatgcaagattataaacccatagacactcctattgcaaaaggtgaaggattgagccatagattgtgtccaaggactccacaagagaatgaacaaatgaaatatgttccttatgctagtgctgttgggagcttgatgtacgctatgatgtgtacaagacctgacatatgttttgcagttagaatggtgagtagatacctatccaacccaggtcaagtacattggaaagccgttaagagaatactgaggtatctaaagggaactactgattacaagctgaattaccaaggaaaggatttgcgacttgaaggctattcagatgctgattggggaggagatttagatgaaaggaaatctacctttggatttgctttcttactgaacaatagcgccatatcatggagcaataagaagcaaacgtgtatagccttgtccacgatggaagctgagttcgtggcattatcagcggtacaagaaggagtttggcttaagagatttttgaatcatttaggtgttattgagaaagctgcaaatccattattggttaattgtgatagtcaagcagctatagcgtacaccaaagatccaaaatatcatggcaagaccaaacatatagataccaagtataactttatcaaagatatggttgcacgaaaggatgtgaacttacagtacatatctacgcatagaatggtagcagatcctatgacaaaaccaATACCTTGAGATGtattttgtggtcatgtaaaatctctaggattgcatagattttgatgtactgaatattgtaatttccctgagttgttcacatttatgaacttgtgtttttcattattaatgcctatgaatctttgtttgacgtttatgcatcttaatgctcagtgtattatattaagttgagaaagtatgttggacagataaaagattagcccactcacatgggtaatcgcctctatttactatgtgataaatagagatgatacggtttttaagcttattatctaggtgataatcgagagctcaagcttaaaatatatttgtcgccttaactgggtgttaagatgaggacataatatttactatgtccgaaagtaaaatactccacatattttactttatctgtctaagatgccagatgtgagttctgatgaattatgtgaatgagtagatacgtgaactcaagttagacattgggtatgtctgaactatcatctgtatggtattgaaggtgtagacatacgctccatgagaaaggagttaataccgtaatacgtatttcatactacgtatgcatgagacgaccaataagagtggcaaaagtttgatctcgaCTTTTATgctgtgtgagactcttgaggaaaagagttcctcaatttgagtgccctcatgactcttacttattctcaagatttctatttagtgtttgctatcttaggatgttaccaatggtcatgagttgattcgatctaatgggacatttctagaaaagcaaactGAACTGagattgagagtttgaaggaaagaggaagatcgaatttgaagaaccacattgtagtttttgtattcactggtcaaccaattatgactgtctttgagataatcataattgtgaatacaataaatATATCGTTATTTGAaaggagatcaagagagatataaatgtgatcgatcgatctagagtactacatactaaatctactcaagatgtgatgcccattatgagctgctatatattcctaatgtatgtatggcaacgagctctcaaagtatgctttGGTCACACGACTATTCACCGAATGAATGTTGCGGtgaggaaaagaggattctgTTCGGCCTACCATGTCAAGTGGGAGTCTATGATGGACTTTTCATTGATAGGCCTAAGTagggcccgtccgcccatgttggttttgggccaccatgtgcgagtgggagatgatggattttccttttaatgggcctgagttggcccgtccgcgCAAAAGGCCCGGCCCGTGAGTTGAGGGCCCATGAAGGAAGctattaaaaattaaaggaaaatcaaagaGGCGGTTATCTGAGATAGAGAGGTtacgtattttgaaaaagagagattacGCTCTCTCTTGGTTTTGCACGTCCTCTCTCAAAAGTTACGTCTTCTCCTCACACCGCTTTCTCCCGAAGAACAGTAAAGAAGAATCCTCTAAAGAATGGCGTGGATTATTCCTTTTTAATTCGCAACACCGGGGTTTAGTCTGTGGAAACAAAGGTACGTTCATTTATGTGATGTGCCTTaagatcggtgatacatgtttgtttctaggctcgtcttccgcattcgttttaggggttcgatttagtgttgaatctgTTTTAGGAATCGGTAATTCCCAACACTAACAATAACATGGGTTTGATAGTCAGCACATAAACACATTAAGAatgcaaaggaaaagaatggatTTCAATAACCAATAGAGTAAAAGGATCTTAAAGGAATGAGTTAGAATGTTATTAAAATGTAAACCCGGGGGGGAAGCAATGAAAAGAACACGTATAGAGACGCATAACAAGATAGGCCTGATCATCGGTTGGATGCGGTGACACATGACCCGTATATTTGGTCAATCACATTCATtcccaaaagggaaaaagccataaaaaagatttaaattATACTCAACATGACATTTATTCCGAAcccttttttttaacataaaaaaccctaaactattttaACTGAGACATATTTATCCTTTGTCaatattttgttaaatgaattttcagccaaaataacgtgattttaattttatttgtgtcatGTGGACTAGGAGCGAGCATGGTTTCAAGGTAAAACCTGAAACCTAAGAATTGGACTGGTGGATCCAGGTTTTAGGATCTAAAATATGCATAGTAGGTTTTGAGttgtaaaaattaaatatctcattttgacgagtaggttccaagttctcaATTAGTGAAACTTGAAACCTAAAACTTGGaacaaatttttgtgtttttcttgatttatgttTTTGCGTGATCTTGCAATATCCTATAATGTTGGATAATAAGTGTATAATTTAGAACTACTATAtgagttttcattttatgactgaGATTTTTACTTGTTTAATACTTGACTTTTTTCGagtgtctaaatataaattattgtcagtGAATTATAATAGCAAGTAATGGTTATTAAATATGATAATTTACTATAATTGTTTAATTGATAATATAGGTGGAATCTGGGTAaacctaaaattgattttaacctCGTAACAAGGTACGTTCCAAATTTTTGGGTATGTAGAGTATGTTCTAGATTCTAAAATATACACAATCGGTAGGTTTTAGATTTCAGGTGGAATTTGTACGGAATTTAGAACCACTCACCCTTAAGATGGGCACCATTAATGTTTACTTTTTGATGTCTCTATAGGTAGTTTTTAATGGTTTTATTGACAAAACTTTGGAAaaaggtaaatgtatcacaaatTTACAATTTGAGACTTTTGGtgtcatagaaaaaaatttaaactaaatatGTCTGCATATAATTTAAGATTATTACTgttttttttagcttttgacCTTTCCCAAAATGAGAAGTCCACGGCCACGACCACGACCCCGACCCGGGCGGAAGGCACCAGTAGACTCAAGACAGCGTAGCGATGGCATCCCGCAAAAAATGAGTCGCTCTCCATGCGCCACGTTGCAAGAATTCGCCGAAAGTGAACCTTGACCAAACAACGGTCGAGGAATCAACCGTCGTCGTACACTGATCTGGCTGTAGAAGCGACGACACTCGAGTTCTTGTTTCCTACGTAAACCCGACTAAAGGCCCCAGAAGAgcggtcttcttcctcctcccgtAATCTCAAGCCACCCACTTCCGCTTTCACATTCTGTTCCCAGCCTTCTCTCATGGCGGGCGAAGGCAAAATCGCAtgtctcttcatcttttttcctGTGCCTCCGCCCATCTTCGGAGGCACAAACGTGGGTCAAGTGCGGTTACTTCTACGCTGGCAACGAAATCCCGGTCTCAGACATCGATTCCTCTTTGTTCTCTCACCTCATATGCGCTTTTGCTTACATTGACTCTTCGACCTATCAGCTCTCCGTCAACTCCTCCACTGAGCAATTCTTCTCCACCTTCACGAGCACCGTGAAACGCAAGAACCCTTCGATCACCACGCTGCTATCAGTGCGGGCAGGCCGAGAGGATCCTTCAGCTTTCGTTTCGATGCTCGGTGAGTCTTCTTCAAGAATGTCCTTTATCGAATCTACGATAGGAAAGGCAAGGCTTTATGGGTTCAGTGGGGTTGATCTCTATGGGGTCTTGCCCAGTGGGAGCATTAACATGACCAATTTGAGTGCCCTTTTGCGGGAGTGGAGAGATGCTGTAGATGACGAATCAAGAAAATCTGGGAAACCTCCGTTGCTGCTAGTAATGGCCGTGTATTGTCAACCCATTTTTAACTCCGTGAGTTACCCACTTGACTCAATTCAGAGAAATTTGGATTGGGTTCACCTAAATGCGTATGATTACCATCTCCCCACCAGGGAAAGATTTGCGCTCCCTCACGCAGCTTTATTTGACCCAGCAAGCCAGAACAACAGAGACTTCTGCATAACTTGGTTGCTGACTAGACGATTTCCTGCAAGAAAGCTGGTTCTGGGCTTGCCCTACCATGGCTATGCTTGGCAGCTTCAGGATTCGAGCGCCGATGCCATTGGCCATCCAGCAGTGGGGCATGCTGTGACGGCGGATGGGTCATTTGGATACAAGGCTATAAAATCTTATGTCCGAGATTCTGGTTATGGAGCCAGTCCTGTTTATGATGGTACATATGTGGTGAACCTTTTCAGAAAGGGATCGGTATGGATCAATTTCGATGATGTGGAGGCCATCCGAGCCAAAGTAACTTATGCCAAGGAAAAGGGGCTCCTTGGTTACAGTGTGTTTCAGGTCGGCAATGATCAGAACTGGGTCCTTTCTCGGACAGGTTAGGATTAAGTACCTCACAGGAATTTCTGAaggttttaaaaattattgcatTGAAAATGTAGAACTAAATGTAATTCAAGCACTTAATTGCCTTGTCAGCTCAAGAGGCCAGTGAAGATCAGCAACACAGGCGATGGTTCTGGCTTGTTATGCTTATTTCGATTGCTGTAATTGTTCTCCTTATATTTGGCCTGATATGCTACTTACAGAGGAGAACATTGAAATCAAAAGGTACGTTTTCTAAACTTTGCTGGAGGATTACTGTAATTTTGTTGGAATCAGGAACGTGGACTTCGGAAGAATTAAAGTTCTAGACACATTTTCTTGATGTTGGTTCGCAGGTATTTCGGGTGTAATAAAAGGATTTAGTAGCCGATTAAAGACTATGGTGTGTAAAGGTGAAAGTCTTGAGAGTGGTACTCGTAGTCTGCGAACATTTGGTTATGCTACCCTCAAAATAGCAACTGATGATTTCTCAAGTGAAAATAAGCTTGGAGAGGGTGGATTTGGACCTGTTTACAAGGTAAAATATATGAGGCCATTCTTAAGCTAAAGATTATTATTTTCTGTTTCATTGCAAATCCTATGAAGTATGTGTTGGGAAAACGAACCACGATTGAGGGCCAGATTTGGTCCTTTTGCTCTATAACATGCGTTCGTTGTTGCATAATGCAAGCATGGAAATTAACTCACCCCcaaatgtttttcttattttttacgCTCAAGAATATGTGGTCCTTCTCATTTATAGTGTGATTTATAATTGAGAAAGTGAAGGTGATGGGAacttttcgacaaaaaaaaaaaaaggtaatggGAACTTGCTACCCGTACTATGAGAGAGCAAATCTTTTCATATGTTAGGCATAGGTATGCCGGCTTTCGCTGTAGCAGCTGCCAGTTGGTTGGTTTATACTCGCAATTTCAATCATTGAAGCCACATGCCTCTAAAAGCagaaagcttgagatttttagtgATGCAGCGTAGGTCTTCTTAATGATGGATGCAAGCTTGTAAGTTTCATTATAGGAGGTTGGACTTGGATGCCTTCtgctcaagttttgtttttcattaATGTTCCTTGGGGTTATGTGACTTATGTCATAGACAAAACACTGTCTTCCAGCATAAACACTGAAAAATTTTGTTAGTCTACCATGTTCAAG
This genomic stretch from Eucalyptus grandis isolate ANBG69807.140 chromosome 3, ASM1654582v1, whole genome shotgun sequence harbors:
- the LOC104436119 gene encoding brassinosteroid LRR receptor kinase BRL1; amino-acid sequence: MVSSLLSWRAKAKSHVSSSFFLCLRPSSEAQTWVKCGYFYAGNEIPVSDIDSSLFSHLICAFAYIDSSTYQLSVNSSTEQFFSTFTSTVKRKNPSITTLLSVRAGREDPSAFVSMLGESSSRMSFIESTIGKARLYGFSGVDLYGVLPSGSINMTNLSALLREWRDAVDDESRKSGKPPLLLVMAVYCQPIFNSVSYPLDSIQRNLDWVHLNAYDYHLPTRERFALPHAALFDPASQNNRDFCITWLLTRRFPARKLVLGLPYHGYAWQLQDSSADAIGHPAVGHAVTADGSFGYKAIKSYVRDSGYGASPVYDGTYVVNLFRKGSVWINFDDVEAIRAKVTYAKEKGLLGYSVFQVGNDQNWVLSRTAQEASEDQQHRRWFWLVMLISIAVIVLLIFGLICYLQRRTLKSKGISGVIKGFSSRLKTMVCKGESLESGTRSLRTFGYATLKIATDDFSSENKLGEGGFGPVYKGKLPKGQYIAVKRLSKTSNQGLEEFKNEVMLTASLQHVNLVRLIGFCTNREEKMLIYEYMPNKSLDFYLFDPIRKYSLDWMKRVHIIEGITQGLLYLQEYSNFTIIHRDLKASNVLLDDEMNPKISDFGLARIFKKDDIEANTSRIVGTYGYVPPEYVRKGIYSMKYDVYSFGVLLLQIINGRRASCYYGLNENLNLLDYSYEQWKDDKCMEFIDPSLDDSSSSCKLLRCMQVALLCVQEKAGDRPSMLEVYSMLKNESSAVNFPKKPAFSITEDEDEDGKCLLKEAIHSVNDASISELLPR